From a region of the Xanthomonas rydalmerensis genome:
- a CDS encoding phosphoglycolate phosphatase produces MKSAAGNTRARFPRVVLFDLDGTLLDSAPDLLAAANAVLAEHGRAALTLAQLRPVVSKGSRAMLGVAFPDLPAAQRDALIPAFLRHYEALIGRHSQPFDGIAGLLQRLEAAGSVWGIVTNKPEALARLILPQLQWEQRCAVLIGGDTLPERKPHPLPLQVAAQRLGVAPHEVVYVGDDERDILAARAAGMASVAVLWGYRLDEDDPLAWRADAMVATPAELYAAAAWPVSATAP; encoded by the coding sequence GTGAAGTCCGCGGCGGGCAATACCCGGGCGCGCTTTCCGCGGGTGGTGTTGTTCGATCTGGATGGCACGCTGCTGGACAGTGCGCCGGATCTGTTGGCCGCGGCCAATGCGGTACTGGCCGAGCACGGCCGTGCAGCGTTGACCCTGGCGCAGTTACGGCCGGTGGTGTCCAAGGGCTCGCGGGCGATGCTTGGCGTGGCCTTCCCGGACCTGCCCGCCGCGCAGCGCGATGCGCTGATCCCGGCATTCCTGCGCCATTACGAGGCGCTGATCGGCCGCCATTCGCAGCCGTTCGACGGCATCGCCGGGTTGCTGCAGCGGCTGGAGGCTGCGGGCAGCGTGTGGGGCATCGTCACCAACAAGCCCGAGGCGCTGGCACGGTTGATCCTGCCGCAACTGCAGTGGGAGCAGCGCTGCGCGGTGCTGATCGGCGGCGACACGCTGCCCGAGCGCAAGCCGCATCCGCTGCCGCTGCAGGTCGCCGCGCAGCGCCTTGGCGTGGCGCCGCACGAGGTGGTCTACGTCGGCGACGACGAACGCGACATCCTTGCCGCACGCGCCGCCGGCATGGCCTCGGTCGCGGTGCTGTGGGGCTACCGGCTGGACGAGGACGATCCGCTGGCCTGGCGCGCCGATGCGATGGTCGCCACGCCCGCCGAGTTGTACGCCGCCGCGGCCTGGCCGGTCAGCGCAACCGCTCCCTGA
- the ubiG gene encoding bifunctional 2-polyprenyl-6-hydroxyphenol methylase/3-demethylubiquinol 3-O-methyltransferase UbiG, with amino-acid sequence MTASAANASANFDQAELDKFGALATRWWDADGPQKPLHALNPVRLRYVAERLPLRGAAVLDVGCGGGLLSEALAKEGAQVTAIDLAPELIKVARLHQFESGVEVDYRVQSVEDLAAAQPASFDAITCMEMLEHVPDPAAIVRACATLLKPGGQLFLSTLNRTPAAFALAIVGAEYVARLLPTGTHRYQDFIKPAELAAWLRQAELQLRDVSGLAYEPWRNRARLSSRTEVNYLACAGKP; translated from the coding sequence ATGACCGCTTCCGCCGCCAACGCCTCCGCCAATTTCGATCAGGCCGAACTGGACAAGTTCGGCGCCCTGGCCACCCGCTGGTGGGATGCCGACGGCCCGCAGAAGCCGCTGCATGCACTCAATCCGGTGCGCCTGCGCTACGTCGCCGAGCGCCTGCCGCTGCGCGGCGCAGCGGTGCTGGACGTGGGCTGCGGCGGCGGCCTGCTCAGCGAGGCGCTGGCCAAGGAGGGCGCGCAGGTCACCGCGATCGACCTGGCGCCGGAGCTGATCAAGGTGGCGCGGCTGCATCAGTTCGAATCCGGGGTGGAGGTCGACTACCGCGTGCAGTCGGTCGAGGACCTGGCGGCGGCGCAGCCGGCCAGCTTCGATGCCATCACCTGCATGGAGATGCTCGAGCACGTGCCCGATCCGGCGGCGATCGTGCGCGCCTGCGCGACCCTGCTCAAGCCCGGCGGACAGCTGTTCCTGTCCACCCTCAACCGCACCCCGGCGGCGTTCGCCCTGGCCATCGTCGGTGCCGAGTACGTGGCGCGGCTGCTGCCCACCGGCACCCACCGCTACCAGGATTTCATCAAGCCGGCGGAACTGGCCGCCTGGTTGCGCCAGGCCGAGCTGCAGCTGCGCGACGTCAGCGGCCTGGCCTACGAGCCGTGGCGCAACCGCGCGCGGCTGTCCTCGCGCACCGAGGTCAATTACCTGGCGTGTGCGGGGAAGCCGTGA